In Topomyia yanbarensis strain Yona2022 chromosome 2, ASM3024719v1, whole genome shotgun sequence, one DNA window encodes the following:
- the LOC131678255 gene encoding dTTP/UTP pyrophosphatase — translation MLKPILNQLACKRVVLASGSPRRQELIQNIGLSSVLLCPSTFEENLNKSDYTFGEYVAETAYHKVLEVYKRLSSNEDPTERPDIVIGADTMVTMDGKMYGKPKTPEVAFQMLTELMGRQHIVYTGVVIKYHDREVKFTEACKVNFGKATPEQIQAYVDTGEPLDKAGAYGIQGAGGTFVEKIEGDFFTVVGLPLYRISTELCKLFDYDVTK, via the exons ATGTTGAAACCAATTTTGAATCAACTCGCATGTAAACGAGTTGTGCTAGCTAGTGGATCGCCAAGACGACAGGAGCTGATTCAGAATATT GGCCTCTCCAGTGTCCTGCTTTGTCCGTCAACATTCGAAGAAAACCTGAACAAATCGGATTACACGTTTGGCGAATATGTCGCCGAAACGGCATACCACAAGGTGCTGGAAGTGTACAAACGGCTTTCCTCGAACGAAGACCCAACCGAAAGGCCAGACATTGTGATCGGTGCCGACACGATGGTCACCATGGACGGCAAGATGTACGGCAAGCCAAAGACTCCGGAGGTTGCATTCCAGATGCTTACTGA GTTGATGGGCCGCCAACATATCGTCTATACCGGGGTGGTGATCAAATATCACGACAGAGAGGTGAAATTTACGGAAGCTTGCAAGGTGAACTTTGGCAAGGCAACGCCAGAGCAGATCCAGGCCTACGTGGACACCGGAGAGCCATT AGACAAAGCTGGCGCTTATGGCATTCAGGGTGCCGGAGGAACATTCGTCGAGAAAATTGAGGGGGACTTTTTCACCGTGGTTGGATTGCCGCTATATCGGATATCGACTGAGTTGTGCAAGTTGTTTGATTATGATGTTACTAAATGA